A genomic stretch from Malus domestica chromosome 15, GDT2T_hap1 includes:
- the LOC103429595 gene encoding heavy metal-associated isoprenylated plant protein 23-like, with translation MGVGGTLEYLSDLVNNSGHKHKKKKQLQTVELKVRMDCDGCELKVKNALSSLTGVKSVEINRKQQKVSVTGYVEPNKVLKKAKSTGKRAEIWPYVPYNLVAQPYIAQAYDKKAPPGYVRNVDNNPSSTGTVTKYEDPYTTMFSDDNPNACSIM, from the exons ATGGGAGTTGGAGGAACATTGGAGTACTTGTCTGATCTGGTGAACAACAGTGGCCACaaacacaaaaagaagaagcaaTTACAGACAGTGGAGCTCAAAGTCAGGATGGACTGTGATGGCTGTGAGCTTAAGGTCAAGAATGCCCTCTCTTCCTTAACTG GAGTTAAATCTGTGGAGATAAACAGAAAGCAACAGAAGGTGAGTGTGACTGGGTATGTTGAACCAAACAAAGTGCTGAAGAAGGCAAAGTCAACAGGGAAGAGGGCAGAGATATGGCCTTATGTGCCCTACAACTTAGTGGCACAGCCCTACATTGCCCAGGCTTATGACAAGAAGGCACCTCCTGGTTATGTCAGAAATGTGGACAACAATCCCTCCTCCACTGGGACTGTCACAAAATATGAAGACCCTTACACCACCATGTTCAGTGATGACAACCCTAATGCCTGCTCTATCATGTAG